The proteins below come from a single Spiroplasma endosymbiont of Atherix ibis genomic window:
- a CDS encoding DNA adenine methylase, with product MIKSKFISPLTWPGGKAKQWNLIKSYFPKNTEKMVYIEPFFGEGSCGLNALRENLFKNYHFNDIDENLINFWNWFVELKNDNSFNDIINQIPFFLFYPISNLEKLKNSEMISTNKNLLFLVNNNLTFNGQSWGTLTQKRLEQNWNCNKRNRIDLCFDLLKANENKIKFSNFNFLSNWSTIKFNESLFMYLDPPYFSNKGKPYKYKFTIKQFNEFKNKVDEYRKLGIKILISLDDCFEVRELFKDYYIHEAEWKYTSSNTKGNKKCKLGKELFITNYEVKNEN from the coding sequence TTATTTTCCTAAAAATACTGAAAAAATGGTCTATATAGAACCATTTTTTGGGGAAGGAAGTTGTGGACTAAATGCGTTAAGAGAAAATTTATTTAAAAATTATCATTTTAATGATATAGATGAGAATTTAATTAATTTTTGAAATTGATTTGTAGAACTAAAAAATGATAATAGTTTTAATGATATTATCAATCAAATACCATTTTTTCTATTTTATCCAATTTCTAATTTAGAAAAGTTGAAAAATAGTGAAATGATATCTACAAATAAAAATTTATTATTTTTAGTTAATAATAATTTAACTTTTAATGGCCAAAGTTGAGGAACTTTAACTCAAAAAAGATTGGAACAAAATTGAAATTGTAATAAAAGAAATAGAATTGATTTATGTTTCGATTTATTAAAAGCAAATGAAAATAAAATAAAATTTTCTAATTTTAATTTTTTAAGTAATTGAAGCACTATTAAATTTAATGAAAGTTTATTTATGTATCTTGATCCACCATATTTTTCAAATAAAGGAAAACCATATAAATATAAATTTACAATTAAACAATTTAATGAATTTAAAAATAAAGTTGATGAGTATAGAAAATTAGGAATAAAAATTCTAATTAGTTTAGATGATTGTTTTGAAGTTAGAGAATTATTTAAAGATTACTACATTCATGAAGCTGAGTGAAAATATACTTCTTCGAATACTAAAGGTAATAAAAAATGTAAATTAGGAAAAGAACTGTTTATTACAAATTATGAGGTGAAAAATGAAAATTAA